From a single Aythya fuligula isolate bAytFul2 chromosome 16, bAytFul2.pri, whole genome shotgun sequence genomic region:
- the LOC116495777 gene encoding ER degradation-enhancing alpha-mannosidase-like protein 2: MSLLRGLGALLCLCALRLPGPPAGTAAAARGLDLAAYRERVRAMFYHAYEHYLESAFPYDELRPLTCDGQDTWGSFSLTLIDALDTLLILGNVSEFQRVVTVLQEGVDFDIDVNASVFETNIRVVGGLLSAHLLSKKAGIEVEVGWPCSGPLLRMAEEAARKLLPAFQTPTGMPYGTVNLLHGVNPGETPVTCTAGIGTFIVEFATLSHLTGDPVFEDVARKALKALWKNRSDIGLVGNHIDVVTAKWVAQDAGIGAGVDSYFEYLVKGAILLQDKELMSMFLEYNKAIKNYTKFDDWYLWVQMYKGTVSMPVFQSLEAYWPGLQSLIGDVDNAMRTFLNYYTVWKQFGGLPEFYNIPQGYTVDKREGYPLRPELIESAMYLYRATRDPTLLELGRDAVESIEKISKVDCGFATIKDLRDHRLDNRMESFFLAETVKYLYLLFDPDNFIHNDGSDFDVVITPYGECVLNAGGYIFNTEAHPIDPAALHCCRKRKEEQWEVEDLMREFYSLKKNKKFTLKQASEHGEGESTKDATDASSGGEKRNSKKSSHSLLSCPSQSFNSKLAVLGQVFLDNT, from the exons ATGTCGCTGCTGCGGGGCCTCGGcgccctgctctgcctctgcgCCCTGCGGCTCCCGGGGCCGCCGGCGGGCACCGCTGCGGCCGCACGGGGGCTGGACCTGGCTGCGTACCG GGAGCGGGTGCGTGCCATGTTCTACCATGCCTACGAGCACTACCTGGAGAGCGCCTTCCCCTACGACGAGCTGCGGCCGCTGACCTGCGACGGGCAGGACACCTGGGGCAG CTTCTCCCTCACGCTGATCGATGCCCTGGACACGCTGCTG ATTCTGGGAAACGTTTCGGAGTTCCAGAGGGTCGTCACCGTGCTGCAGGAAGGGGTGGATTTTGACATCGATGTCAATGCGTCCGTCTTCGAAACCAACATTCGAG TGGTGGGTGGTCTCCTTTCTGCTCATCTGCTGTCAAAGAAGGCTGGCATTGAAGTGGAAGTGGGATGGCCATGCTCTGGACCTCTCCTGCGGATGGCAGAGGAAGCAGCTCGCAAACTCCTGCCAG cttttcagaCTCCCACTGGGATGCCATACGGAACAGTGAACTTGCTGCATGGAGTAAACCCTGGGGAGACCCCAGTTACCTGCACTGCTGGGATTGGTACGTTTATAGTGGAATTTGCCACTTTAAGCCACCTTACTGGTGACCCGGTGTTTGAGGATGTTGCCAGGAAGGCTCTGAAGGCACTGTGGAAAAATCGCTCTGACATTGGACTG GTTGGTAACCACATTGATGTGGTAACTGCCAAATGGGTGGCCCAGGATGCTGGCATTGGGGCAGGAGTGGACTCCTACTTTGAATACCTTGTTAAAGGAGCCATTCTCCTGCAGGACAAGGAGCTGATGTCCATGTTCCTAG AGTATAACAAAGCTATCAAAAATTACACAAAGTTTGATGACTGGTACCTCTGGGTTCAGATGTACAAAGGAACAGTGTCCATGCCTGTTTTTCAGTCGCTGGAGGCTTACTGGCCAGGCCTACAG AGCCTAATAGGGGATGTAGATAATGCCATGCGGACCTTCCTCAACTATTACACTGTTTGGAAGCAGTTTGGTGGGCTGCCTGAGTTCTACAACATTCCCCAGGGCTATACAGTGGACAAGAGAGAAGGATATCCACTCAGGCCAG agctAATTGAGAGTGCAATGTATCTGTACCGTGCCACACGAGATCCCACGCTCTTAGAACTGGGAAGAGATGCAGTGGAGTCGATAGAGAAAATCAGCAAGGTGGACTGTGGGTTTGCAACT ATCAAAGACTTGAGAGATCACAGACTGGATAATCGTATGGAATCCTTCTTTTTGGCTGAAACGGTGAAATATTTGTATCTACTGTTTGACCCAGACAACTTCATTCACAACGATGGCTCGGACTTTGATGTGGTGATCACACCATATGGGGAATGCGTCTTGAATGCTGGAGGGTACATCTTCAACACCGAAGCTCATCCCATTGACCCTGCTGCACTGCATTGCTGTAGGAAGCGGAAAGAGGAGCAGTGGGAGGTGGAAGACTTGATGCGGGAATTTTATTCgcttaagaaaaacaagaaatttactttaaaacaagCGTCTGAACATGGTGAAGGGGAAAGTACAAAAGATGCCACAGATGCCTCTTCAGGTGGAGAGAAGAGAAACTCTAAGAAGAGCTCACACTCCCTCTTGAGTTGCCCCAGTCAGTCTTTTAACTCTAAGCTTGCAGTACTGGGACAGGTGTTCCTAGACAACACctga